A part of Vigna radiata var. radiata cultivar VC1973A chromosome 11, Vradiata_ver6, whole genome shotgun sequence genomic DNA contains:
- the LOC106777321 gene encoding transcription factor RAX3, with translation MGRAPCCDKANVKKGPWSPEEDAKLKAYIEHHGTGGNWIALPQKIGLKRCGKSCRLRWLNYLRPNIKHGGFSEEEDNIICSLYVSIGSRWSIIAAQLPGRTDNDIKNYWNTRLKKKLLGKQRKEQQIQARRVSNNQQKQDVKRENENLIAASEVINQVPYWSAEYSSLPLPVTDVSFQHYSLNNQTSLRNLMVNNKLEGIRFSNDHHHHQQQQQPPYTNACEIPSLSNQVFPTMVNHVAVVSDENNSVTYQPSNIFQGFENFPSDFCELVCVNSQQMDRSMEGFNYGKESVDVMSNGGSTNTTSTESTSWGDMNSLVYSPLVSDYEGCRQGNPRDVVVFEECNYFGMQMQ, from the exons ATGGGAAGGGCTCCTTGTTGTGACAAAGCCAACGTCAAGAAAGGTCCATGGTCACCTGAAGAAGATGCTAAACTCAAGGCTTATATTGAGCACCATGGTACTGGTGGCAACTGGATAGCCTTGCCCCAGAAAATAG GCCTCAAGAGATGCGGGAAAAGCTGTCGTCTTAGATGGCTAAATTATCTTCGCCCAAACATCAAACATGGGGGATTCTCAGAAGAAGAAGACAACATCATCTGCAGCCTTTACGTCAGTATTGGAAGCAG GTGGTCAATTATAGCAGCACAGTTACCAGGGCGCACAGACAATGATATAAAGAACTATTGGAACACTAGGCTAAAGAAGAAGCTTCTTGGCAAACAAAGAAAGGAACAGCAGATTCAAGCTCGCCGTGTCAGCAACAACCAGCAGAAGCAAGAtgtgaaaagagaaaacgaGAATTTGATAGCAGCTTCTGAAGTCATTAATCAAGTCCCCTATTGGTCTGCAGAATATTCTTCTCTGCCTCTCCCAGTGACTGATGTTTCCTTTCAACACTACAGTCTGAACAATCAAACTTCTCTCAGGAACTTGATGGTTAATAATAAACTAGAGGGAATTAGATTTTCCAacgatcatcatcatcatcagcagcagcagcagccgCCATACACCAATGCATGTGAAATTCCCTCCCTGTCAAACCAGGTTTTTCCAACCATGGTAAATCATGTGGCCGTTGTGAGTGATGAAAACAATAGCGTCACTTATCAGCCATCAAATATATTTCAAGGGTTTGAAAACTTCCCGAGTGATTTTTGCGAACTGGTGTGCGTGAACTCGCAACAAATGGATCGGTCAATGGAGGGTTTTAACTACGGAAAGGAATCCGTGGACGTCATGAGCAATGGTGGTAGCACGAACACAACTTCAACAGAAAGCACTAGTTGGGGTGACATGAACTCTTTGGTTTACTCACCTTTGGTTTCTGACTACGAAGGTTGCCGACAGGGAAATCCTCGAGATGTTGTTGTTTTCGAAGAGTGTAACTACTTTGGAATGCAGATGCAATAG